The following are encoded together in the Thunnus albacares chromosome 7, fThuAlb1.1, whole genome shotgun sequence genome:
- the ric8b gene encoding synembryn-B isoform X2 has product MCMCCLEYISTMDLNNILSQLDTANEEEIETLLLQFNRENSHTFTFNQKEEALRSKLCQGVLTVLGRQVQPSCQRTCLETLRILSRDKRVLAPVATREGMLILGGMARLHTGEEGGDNQKTPQEDSQSEEEERVVVEALKCLCNVVYNSSAAQQVSVEVQLANGLCANLRTARTWRHEVGLFTLRLLFLLSALRSDLRGSLRREWHAVRLLTEVLEHTLDVHWVGPYEAARPDPQALPMPAEDNERAMEALKALFNLTLSNAGGEEDDHQFRLIAAILRHLLMLKTETEEKTEEAHSHAINLLNNLPVSCLDVLIDVPVQGGQEKYGGKNMDAIQVLIDFMEKRIDKGSNYKEGLTPVLSLLTEGSRHHREIRRYIKAQVLPPLKDVKIRPEIGTAIRNKLVRLMTHVDMGVKQTAAEFLFVLCKESVDNLLKYTGYGNAAGLLVARGLLAGGRGETQYSEDEDSDTEEYKSAKPFINPITGHVEEPMPNPIEEMTEEQKEYEAQKLVYMFDKLSRQNVIRPMGVRPDGTLAPLEETLCDPPGDNSGSDSD; this is encoded by the exons atgtgtatgtgctgtTTGGAATAT ATATCCACCATGGATTTGAATAACATCCTGTCGCAGCTGGACACTGCCAACGAAGAGGAGATTGAGACGCTTCTGCTGCAATTTAATCGAGAG aaCAGTCACACCTTCACTTTTAACCAAAAGGAAGAAGCCTTGCGGAGT AAGCTGTGTCAGGGTGTGTTGACAGTGCTTGGCAGGCAGGTGCAGCCCAGCTGTCAGAGGACGTGTCTGGAGACACTTCGCATCCTGTCCAGAGACAAGCGTGTCCTCGCACCGGTAGCCACCAGGGAGGGCATGCTGATCCTGGGTGGGATGGCGAGGCTGCATACTGGAGAGGAAGGAGGTGACAACCAGAAAACCCCTCAGGAAGACTCCcagtcagaggaggaggagagggtggtggtggaggcCTTAAAGTGCCTATGCAACGTGGTGTACAACAGTTCTGCAGCCCAGCAGGTCAGTGTAGAGGTGCAGCTGGCAAATGGCTTGTGTGCCAACCTGCGCACAGCACGCACATGGCGCCACGAGGTGGGCCTGTTCACGCTGCGCCTTCTCTTCCTGCTGTCTGCCCTGCGATCTGACTTGAGAGGGAGCTTGAGGAGAGAATGGCATGCGGTGAGACTACTGACAGAGGTGCTGGAGCACACCCTGGACGTACACTGGGTTGGTCCGTATGAAGCTGCCCGTCCAGATCCGCAGGCCTTGCCCATGCCTGCAGAGGACAACGAGCGAGCAATGGAAGCACTCAAAGCCCTGTTCAACCTCACGCTGTCTAATGCTGGTGGTGAG GAGGATGACCACCAGTTCCGACTCATCGCTGCCATCCTGCGTCACCTGTTGATGCTAAAGactgagacagaggagaaaacagaggaaGCACATAG CCATGCCATTAACCTGCTGAATAACCTGCCTGTGTCCTGCCTGGACGTGTTAATCGACGTGCCTGTCCAGGGGGGACAAGAGAAATATGGCGGGAAAAACATGGATGCGATACAGGTGTTAATTGACTTCATGGAGAAAAGGATCGACAAG GGCTCCAACTACAAAGAGGGGCTGACTCCGGTACTCAGCCTTTTGACTGAAGGATCTAGACACCACAGAGAGATCCGCAGATATATCAAAGCACAG GTACTCCCCCCACTGAAAGATGTGAAGATCAGGCCGGAGATCGGCACTGCCATTAGAAACAAGCTGGTTCGCCTTATGACACATGTGGACATGGGTGTGAAGCAGACGGCTGCAGAGTTTCTCTTTGTCCTCTGCAAAGAGAGCG TGGACAACCTGTTAAAGTACACCGGGTACGGAAACGCAGCAGGACTCCTGGTGGCTCGAGGACTTCTggcaggagggagaggagagactCAGTACTCAGAAGATGAAGACTcagacacagaggaatacaaaTCTGCCAAACCTTT CATCAACCCCATCACTGGTCACGTGGAGGAGCCGATGCCGAACCCCATTGAAGAGATGACCGAGGAGCAGAAGGAGTATGAAGCCCAGAAACTTGTCTATATGTTTGACAAGTTGTCAAG GCAGAATGTGATTCGGCCCATGGGCGTCCGGCCGGACGGGACGTTAGCACCTCTTGAAGAAACTCTTTGCGATCCGCCTGGAGACAACTCAGGATCAGACTCTGACTAG
- the ric8b gene encoding synembryn-B isoform X1, giving the protein MCMCCLEYISTMDLNNILSQLDTANEEEIETLLLQFNRENSHTFTFNQKEEALRSKLCQGVLTVLGRQVQPSCQRTCLETLRILSRDKRVLAPVATREGMLILGGMARLHTGEEGGDNQKTPQEDSQSEEEERVVVEALKCLCNVVYNSSAAQQVSVEVQLANGLCANLRTARTWRHEVGLFTLRLLFLLSALRSDLRGSLRREWHAVRLLTEVLEHTLDVHWVGPYEAARPDPQALPMPAEDNERAMEALKALFNLTLSNAGGEEDDHQFRLIAAILRHLLMLKTETEEKTEEAHSHAINLLNNLPVSCLDVLIDVPVQGGQEKYGGKNMDAIQVLIDFMEKRIDKQGSNYKEGLTPVLSLLTEGSRHHREIRRYIKAQVLPPLKDVKIRPEIGTAIRNKLVRLMTHVDMGVKQTAAEFLFVLCKESVDNLLKYTGYGNAAGLLVARGLLAGGRGETQYSEDEDSDTEEYKSAKPFINPITGHVEEPMPNPIEEMTEEQKEYEAQKLVYMFDKLSRQNVIRPMGVRPDGTLAPLEETLCDPPGDNSGSDSD; this is encoded by the exons atgtgtatgtgctgtTTGGAATAT ATATCCACCATGGATTTGAATAACATCCTGTCGCAGCTGGACACTGCCAACGAAGAGGAGATTGAGACGCTTCTGCTGCAATTTAATCGAGAG aaCAGTCACACCTTCACTTTTAACCAAAAGGAAGAAGCCTTGCGGAGT AAGCTGTGTCAGGGTGTGTTGACAGTGCTTGGCAGGCAGGTGCAGCCCAGCTGTCAGAGGACGTGTCTGGAGACACTTCGCATCCTGTCCAGAGACAAGCGTGTCCTCGCACCGGTAGCCACCAGGGAGGGCATGCTGATCCTGGGTGGGATGGCGAGGCTGCATACTGGAGAGGAAGGAGGTGACAACCAGAAAACCCCTCAGGAAGACTCCcagtcagaggaggaggagagggtggtggtggaggcCTTAAAGTGCCTATGCAACGTGGTGTACAACAGTTCTGCAGCCCAGCAGGTCAGTGTAGAGGTGCAGCTGGCAAATGGCTTGTGTGCCAACCTGCGCACAGCACGCACATGGCGCCACGAGGTGGGCCTGTTCACGCTGCGCCTTCTCTTCCTGCTGTCTGCCCTGCGATCTGACTTGAGAGGGAGCTTGAGGAGAGAATGGCATGCGGTGAGACTACTGACAGAGGTGCTGGAGCACACCCTGGACGTACACTGGGTTGGTCCGTATGAAGCTGCCCGTCCAGATCCGCAGGCCTTGCCCATGCCTGCAGAGGACAACGAGCGAGCAATGGAAGCACTCAAAGCCCTGTTCAACCTCACGCTGTCTAATGCTGGTGGTGAG GAGGATGACCACCAGTTCCGACTCATCGCTGCCATCCTGCGTCACCTGTTGATGCTAAAGactgagacagaggagaaaacagaggaaGCACATAG CCATGCCATTAACCTGCTGAATAACCTGCCTGTGTCCTGCCTGGACGTGTTAATCGACGTGCCTGTCCAGGGGGGACAAGAGAAATATGGCGGGAAAAACATGGATGCGATACAGGTGTTAATTGACTTCATGGAGAAAAGGATCGACAAG CAGGGCTCCAACTACAAAGAGGGGCTGACTCCGGTACTCAGCCTTTTGACTGAAGGATCTAGACACCACAGAGAGATCCGCAGATATATCAAAGCACAG GTACTCCCCCCACTGAAAGATGTGAAGATCAGGCCGGAGATCGGCACTGCCATTAGAAACAAGCTGGTTCGCCTTATGACACATGTGGACATGGGTGTGAAGCAGACGGCTGCAGAGTTTCTCTTTGTCCTCTGCAAAGAGAGCG TGGACAACCTGTTAAAGTACACCGGGTACGGAAACGCAGCAGGACTCCTGGTGGCTCGAGGACTTCTggcaggagggagaggagagactCAGTACTCAGAAGATGAAGACTcagacacagaggaatacaaaTCTGCCAAACCTTT CATCAACCCCATCACTGGTCACGTGGAGGAGCCGATGCCGAACCCCATTGAAGAGATGACCGAGGAGCAGAAGGAGTATGAAGCCCAGAAACTTGTCTATATGTTTGACAAGTTGTCAAG GCAGAATGTGATTCGGCCCATGGGCGTCCGGCCGGACGGGACGTTAGCACCTCTTGAAGAAACTCTTTGCGATCCGCCTGGAGACAACTCAGGATCAGACTCTGACTAG
- the ric8b gene encoding synembryn-B isoform X3 — MDLNNILSQLDTANEEEIETLLLQFNRENSHTFTFNQKEEALRSKLCQGVLTVLGRQVQPSCQRTCLETLRILSRDKRVLAPVATREGMLILGGMARLHTGEEGGDNQKTPQEDSQSEEEERVVVEALKCLCNVVYNSSAAQQVSVEVQLANGLCANLRTARTWRHEVGLFTLRLLFLLSALRSDLRGSLRREWHAVRLLTEVLEHTLDVHWVGPYEAARPDPQALPMPAEDNERAMEALKALFNLTLSNAGGEEDDHQFRLIAAILRHLLMLKTETEEKTEEAHSHAINLLNNLPVSCLDVLIDVPVQGGQEKYGGKNMDAIQVLIDFMEKRIDKQGSNYKEGLTPVLSLLTEGSRHHREIRRYIKAQVLPPLKDVKIRPEIGTAIRNKLVRLMTHVDMGVKQTAAEFLFVLCKESVDNLLKYTGYGNAAGLLVARGLLAGGRGETQYSEDEDSDTEEYKSAKPFINPITGHVEEPMPNPIEEMTEEQKEYEAQKLVYMFDKLSRQNVIRPMGVRPDGTLAPLEETLCDPPGDNSGSDSD, encoded by the exons ATGGATTTGAATAACATCCTGTCGCAGCTGGACACTGCCAACGAAGAGGAGATTGAGACGCTTCTGCTGCAATTTAATCGAGAG aaCAGTCACACCTTCACTTTTAACCAAAAGGAAGAAGCCTTGCGGAGT AAGCTGTGTCAGGGTGTGTTGACAGTGCTTGGCAGGCAGGTGCAGCCCAGCTGTCAGAGGACGTGTCTGGAGACACTTCGCATCCTGTCCAGAGACAAGCGTGTCCTCGCACCGGTAGCCACCAGGGAGGGCATGCTGATCCTGGGTGGGATGGCGAGGCTGCATACTGGAGAGGAAGGAGGTGACAACCAGAAAACCCCTCAGGAAGACTCCcagtcagaggaggaggagagggtggtggtggaggcCTTAAAGTGCCTATGCAACGTGGTGTACAACAGTTCTGCAGCCCAGCAGGTCAGTGTAGAGGTGCAGCTGGCAAATGGCTTGTGTGCCAACCTGCGCACAGCACGCACATGGCGCCACGAGGTGGGCCTGTTCACGCTGCGCCTTCTCTTCCTGCTGTCTGCCCTGCGATCTGACTTGAGAGGGAGCTTGAGGAGAGAATGGCATGCGGTGAGACTACTGACAGAGGTGCTGGAGCACACCCTGGACGTACACTGGGTTGGTCCGTATGAAGCTGCCCGTCCAGATCCGCAGGCCTTGCCCATGCCTGCAGAGGACAACGAGCGAGCAATGGAAGCACTCAAAGCCCTGTTCAACCTCACGCTGTCTAATGCTGGTGGTGAG GAGGATGACCACCAGTTCCGACTCATCGCTGCCATCCTGCGTCACCTGTTGATGCTAAAGactgagacagaggagaaaacagaggaaGCACATAG CCATGCCATTAACCTGCTGAATAACCTGCCTGTGTCCTGCCTGGACGTGTTAATCGACGTGCCTGTCCAGGGGGGACAAGAGAAATATGGCGGGAAAAACATGGATGCGATACAGGTGTTAATTGACTTCATGGAGAAAAGGATCGACAAG CAGGGCTCCAACTACAAAGAGGGGCTGACTCCGGTACTCAGCCTTTTGACTGAAGGATCTAGACACCACAGAGAGATCCGCAGATATATCAAAGCACAG GTACTCCCCCCACTGAAAGATGTGAAGATCAGGCCGGAGATCGGCACTGCCATTAGAAACAAGCTGGTTCGCCTTATGACACATGTGGACATGGGTGTGAAGCAGACGGCTGCAGAGTTTCTCTTTGTCCTCTGCAAAGAGAGCG TGGACAACCTGTTAAAGTACACCGGGTACGGAAACGCAGCAGGACTCCTGGTGGCTCGAGGACTTCTggcaggagggagaggagagactCAGTACTCAGAAGATGAAGACTcagacacagaggaatacaaaTCTGCCAAACCTTT CATCAACCCCATCACTGGTCACGTGGAGGAGCCGATGCCGAACCCCATTGAAGAGATGACCGAGGAGCAGAAGGAGTATGAAGCCCAGAAACTTGTCTATATGTTTGACAAGTTGTCAAG GCAGAATGTGATTCGGCCCATGGGCGTCCGGCCGGACGGGACGTTAGCACCTCTTGAAGAAACTCTTTGCGATCCGCCTGGAGACAACTCAGGATCAGACTCTGACTAG